From a single Gammaproteobacteria bacterium genomic region:
- the glnA gene encoding type I glutamate--ammonia ligase, protein MSERIKNMIKEHEVQYVDLRFTDLRGKEHHVTIPQSKIDSNFFKYGKAFDGSSLCGWQNINKSDLLLKPDENTAMLDIFCEVPTLIIRCDIEDPDTRKPYIRDPRAVSKRAEAYLTSSGIAEVCYFGQEVEFFIFDDVRWDIQMNGCFYKVDSEEASWNTGLCLDNGNMGHRPRIKGGYFPVPPVDSYHNLRSDMCNALMTMGMVPEVHHHEVATCGQNEITTRYSTLLNKSDEMLMFKYVIQNVAHANNKTVTFMPKPLVGDNGSGLHCHQSLATGKKNLFAGDEYAGLSEMALYYIGGIIKHARSLNAFTNPSTNSYKRLVPGFEAPVTMVYSEGNRSAGIRIPHVFNANEKRIEARFPDAMANPYLAFSAMLMAGLDGIKNKIHPGEPINENLYDMPEKQVNVLPSLCSSLEQALDHLEKDHTYLLEGGVFTKDIIDAYISVKREEVTRLNMTTHPIEFDLYYSL, encoded by the coding sequence ATGAGCGAAAGAATAAAAAATATGATTAAAGAACACGAAGTTCAATATGTGGACTTACGGTTTACCGATTTACGCGGTAAAGAACATCACGTTACCATTCCCCAAAGTAAGATTGATAGCAACTTTTTTAAATATGGCAAGGCTTTTGATGGTTCTTCTTTGTGCGGTTGGCAAAATATCAATAAGTCTGATCTCTTACTTAAGCCTGATGAAAATACTGCTATGTTGGATATCTTTTGTGAAGTGCCAACTTTAATTATACGTTGTGATATTGAAGACCCCGATACAAGAAAACCCTATATTCGTGACCCTCGCGCTGTAAGCAAACGTGCTGAAGCTTATCTCACCTCTTCTGGCATTGCTGAAGTTTGCTACTTTGGTCAAGAAGTTGAGTTTTTTATTTTTGATGATGTTCGTTGGGACATTCAAATGAACGGCTGTTTTTATAAAGTCGATTCTGAAGAAGCAAGTTGGAATACGGGTTTATGTCTTGATAATGGGAACATGGGACATAGACCGAGAATCAAAGGAGGTTATTTTCCAGTGCCACCTGTCGACTCCTATCACAACCTTCGTAGTGACATGTGCAATGCCTTAATGACCATGGGCATGGTACCCGAAGTTCATCACCATGAAGTAGCCACGTGTGGACAGAATGAGATAACAACGCGTTATAGCACTCTACTAAATAAATCTGATGAAATGCTTATGTTTAAGTATGTTATTCAAAATGTTGCTCATGCTAATAACAAAACAGTCACTTTTATGCCTAAACCCTTAGTGGGTGATAATGGCAGCGGTCTCCATTGTCATCAATCTTTAGCAACGGGTAAGAAAAATTTATTTGCTGGCGATGAATATGCGGGCTTGTCAGAAATGGCTCTCTATTATATTGGTGGTATTATTAAACATGCGCGCTCACTTAATGCATTCACTAACCCAAGCACAAATAGTTACAAACGTTTAGTCCCTGGTTTTGAAGCACCTGTGACTATGGTTTACTCGGAAGGTAATCGTTCTGCGGGGATTCGTATTCCTCATGTCTTTAATGCAAATGAGAAACGTATCGAAGCTCGATTCCCTGATGCAATGGCTAATCCGTACTTGGCTTTCAGTGCTATGCTTATGGCAGGGTTGGATGGCATTAAAAATAAAATTCATCCAGGCGAACCCATTAATGAAAATTTATATGATATGCCTGAGAAGCAAGTTAATGTGCTTCCCAGCCTCTGCTCATCACTCGAGCAAGCATTAGATCATTTGGAAAAAGATCACACTTACTTACTAGAAGGTGGCGTTTTTACCAAAGATATTATTGATGCTTACATTAGTGTTAAACGTGAAGAAGTCACTCGCTTAAACATGACAACGCATCCTATTGAGTTTGACTTGTACTATAGTTTGTAA
- the xth gene encoding exodeoxyribonuclease III — protein MKIATWNINSLRVRLPHVISWLQQVRPDILALQETKITNDCFPFDELKVLGYEVIASGQRTYNGVAILSRLPISQCVVDLPDITDPQRRVLCATIGDLRILNLYIPNGEGITSPKYEYKLKWLRSLDTFLKTELADHPKMVVLGDFNIAPEEIDVYNPKRWQGKVLFSPPERESFRRLLDAGFADCFRTLYPEERKFSWWDYRLQAFPRGWGLRIDHILASNSLIKQCIKCEIDQAPRAWERPSDHAPVLAEFRL, from the coding sequence TTGAAAATTGCAACCTGGAACATTAATTCATTACGGGTGCGGCTACCGCATGTTATTTCGTGGCTGCAACAAGTGCGCCCGGATATTTTGGCTTTGCAAGAAACCAAAATTACCAATGATTGTTTTCCTTTTGATGAACTCAAAGTATTAGGCTATGAAGTGATCGCCTCAGGTCAACGGACTTACAATGGCGTGGCGATTTTAAGCCGTCTTCCTATCTCACAATGTGTGGTGGATTTGCCCGACATTACTGATCCGCAACGTCGCGTATTGTGTGCAACCATCGGTGACTTGCGCATTCTTAATCTATATATTCCAAATGGCGAAGGCATTACCTCCCCAAAATATGAATATAAATTAAAATGGTTGCGATCGCTGGACACATTTTTAAAAACGGAGCTAGCTGACCATCCTAAGATGGTCGTTCTCGGTGATTTTAATATTGCCCCTGAAGAAATTGATGTTTACAACCCTAAACGTTGGCAAGGAAAAGTCCTATTTAGCCCGCCTGAACGTGAATCCTTTAGGCGGCTTTTAGATGCGGGTTTTGCAGATTGCTTCCGAACTTTATACCCTGAGGAGCGGAAATTTTCTTGGTGGGATTATCGTTTACAAGCTTTTCCACGTGGTTGGGGGTTAAGGATCGATCATATCTTGGCTAGCAATAGCCTTATTAAGCAATGCATTAAGTGTGAAATCGACCAGGCGCCTCGTGCTTGGGAGCGACCTTCGGATCATGCCCCCGTTTTAGCTGAATTCCGTCTATAA
- the rpmE gene encoding 50S ribosomal protein L31, producing the protein MKPNIHPQYKEVKVVCNCGHVFMTRSTMEKDQLTLEVCAACHPFYTGTQKIMDTAGRVDRFRQKYGLKTKEAKPAEVEKTKEAKPAEVEKTVEAKSADVEKTVEAKPAETAKPKEKAKVKAKAAKAKDSK; encoded by the coding sequence ATGAAGCCAAACATTCATCCACAATATAAAGAAGTGAAAGTTGTCTGCAATTGCGGCCATGTTTTCATGACACGCTCCACTATGGAAAAAGATCAACTTACACTTGAAGTCTGCGCTGCGTGCCATCCTTTCTACACTGGTACTCAAAAAATTATGGATACAGCTGGCCGGGTCGATCGTTTCCGTCAGAAGTATGGTTTAAAGACCAAAGAAGCAAAGCCTGCTGAAGTTGAAAAGACTAAAGAAGCAAAACCCGCTGAAGTCGAAAAAACCGTCGAAGCAAAATCTGCTGATGTTGAAAAAACGGTCGAAGCAAAGCCTGCTGAAACTGCAAAGCCAAAAGAAAAAGCTAAAGTAAAAGCCAAAGCGGCGAAGGCTAAAGATAGTAAATAA
- the rpsF gene encoding 30S ribosomal protein S6, with translation MRNYEVVFLVHPDQSEQVPAMIERYSNLITQHDGKIHRLEDWGRRPLAYPINKIMKAHYVLMNIECAQSTVDELSDSFRYNDAVIRNMVLRTKNAVTEPSPISKEKDSRGEMDASAREDKEGRDRPESSFAKKETPDEDAAATTSPQ, from the coding sequence ATGCGGAATTACGAAGTCGTATTCCTAGTTCATCCAGATCAAAGCGAACAAGTCCCAGCTATGATCGAACGCTATAGCAACCTAATTACCCAGCATGATGGCAAAATTCATCGACTTGAAGATTGGGGTCGAAGACCATTAGCTTACCCGATCAATAAAATCATGAAAGCCCACTATGTTCTTATGAATATTGAGTGCGCCCAATCAACTGTAGATGAATTGAGCGATAGCTTCCGCTATAACGATGCTGTCATTCGAAATATGGTCTTACGTACTAAAAATGCAGTGACAGAGCCTTCACCCATTTCTAAAGAAAAAGATAGCCGCGGTGAGATGGATGCAAGTGCACGGGAAGATAAAGAAGGCCGCGATCGCCCTGAAAGTTCTTTCGCTAAAAAAGAAACGCCAGACGAAGACGCAGCAGCAACAACTTCTCCTCAATAA
- a CDS encoding 30S ribosomal protein S18: MATYFRRKKMCYFTANKLDDIDYKDINLLRKFIMENGKIVPSRITGTKAPYQRKLAKAVKLARFLALLPYCDRH; this comes from the coding sequence ATGGCTACTTATTTTCGTCGTAAAAAAATGTGTTACTTCACGGCTAATAAACTAGATGATATCGATTACAAAGATATCAACTTACTTCGTAAGTTTATTATGGAAAATGGCAAAATTGTCCCCAGTCGTATCACGGGTACAAAAGCGCCTTACCAACGTAAGCTTGCAAAAGCAGTTAAATTAGCACGTTTCTTAGCTTTATTACCTTACTGCGATAGGCATTAA
- the rplI gene encoding 50S ribosomal protein L9 produces MEVILLEKLRNLGVLGEKVKVKPGYARNYLIPQGKAVYANSVNIEKFEKRRAELEKREAEKHQLTVARKDAIAALGTVTLTAKSGDEGKLFGSIGTRDIALAIEAAGQPIEKREVILPEGAIRKTGEYVITIELESDIITTLKLNVIPEA; encoded by the coding sequence GTGGAAGTTATTTTACTTGAAAAATTGCGTAACCTCGGTGTTCTCGGTGAAAAAGTTAAAGTTAAACCTGGCTATGCGAGAAACTATCTTATTCCTCAAGGCAAAGCTGTGTATGCCAATTCAGTGAATATTGAAAAATTTGAAAAACGCCGTGCTGAACTCGAAAAACGCGAAGCTGAAAAACATCAGCTAACGGTCGCAAGAAAAGACGCCATTGCAGCATTGGGCACTGTGACCCTTACTGCTAAGTCAGGCGATGAAGGAAAATTATTTGGTTCAATCGGAACCCGCGATATTGCCCTCGCAATTGAAGCTGCCGGACAACCCATAGAAAAACGTGAAGTGATTTTACCTGAAGGCGCTATTCGAAAAACGGGTGAATACGTGATTACTATAGAACTTGAAAGTGACATCATTACAACGCTTAAGCTCAACGTTATTCCGGAAGCTTAA
- the dnaB gene encoding replicative DNA helicase has product MTEVSQYKKTYPNRAATQSVNHIPPHSNEAEQSVLGGLMLDNRALDQIVDRLHEQDFYRHDHRILFRTMIKLSDQSKPIDVLTVTEALREINELSQVGGEVYLFELANNTPSAANITAYADIVRERSVLRQLIATANDISESAYNVQGRSITELLDVAERSVFAISEQGARGEGPVNIKSFLAKTMDRIDTLFHSNSAITGIPTGYHDFDDMTSGLQSSDMVIIAGRPSMGKTALAMNIAEHVAIKSRSPVLIFSMEMPGEAIVMRLLSSLCRIDQLRIRTGKLADEDWPRISSTVSMLSDAPLFIDDTPGLSPAEMRARARRLAKEHGQLGLIVVDYLQLMQVPGFNENRTAEISEISRSLKSLAKELKVPVIALSQLNRGLEQRADKRPIMSDLRESGAIEQDADLIVFIYRDEVYNDSSPDKGTAEIIIAKQRNGPIGKVRLTFMGQYTCFENFIRTSGGGDHRS; this is encoded by the coding sequence ATGACTGAAGTCTCTCAATACAAAAAAACTTATCCTAATCGCGCTGCAACGCAAAGCGTTAATCATATTCCCCCTCATTCTAATGAAGCAGAGCAATCTGTTTTGGGCGGTTTAATGTTGGATAACCGCGCGCTTGATCAAATTGTCGATCGATTACATGAGCAAGATTTTTATCGTCATGATCATCGTATTTTATTCCGGACTATGATTAAGCTGTCGGATCAAAGTAAGCCAATCGATGTTTTAACTGTAACGGAAGCTTTACGCGAAATAAATGAATTGAGTCAAGTTGGCGGCGAAGTTTACTTGTTTGAACTTGCTAACAATACGCCCAGTGCCGCCAATATTACGGCTTATGCTGATATTGTGCGAGAACGTTCTGTTTTACGCCAATTGATCGCGACAGCTAATGATATCAGTGAAAGTGCCTACAATGTTCAAGGTCGCTCTATCACAGAACTATTAGATGTTGCAGAGCGCAGCGTTTTTGCAATTTCAGAGCAGGGCGCTCGCGGTGAAGGGCCAGTTAATATTAAAAGTTTTTTAGCTAAAACGATGGATCGCATTGACACTTTGTTTCATTCAAACAGTGCGATTACGGGTATACCCACGGGCTATCATGATTTTGATGATATGACCTCCGGTCTCCAATCGTCCGATATGGTTATCATTGCAGGCCGCCCTTCTATGGGAAAAACAGCGTTAGCCATGAATATTGCAGAACATGTTGCAATTAAAAGTCGCTCACCTGTCCTTATTTTTAGTATGGAAATGCCCGGGGAGGCGATCGTTATGCGATTACTTTCCTCCCTATGTCGTATTGACCAATTGCGAATTCGTACGGGGAAATTAGCAGATGAAGATTGGCCTCGCATTAGTTCCACCGTCAGTATGTTATCAGACGCGCCCCTCTTCATTGATGATACCCCCGGCTTGAGTCCTGCTGAGATGCGTGCCAGAGCAAGACGCCTTGCAAAAGAGCATGGGCAACTCGGCTTAATTGTGGTGGATTATTTGCAACTCATGCAAGTTCCTGGCTTTAATGAAAATCGTACTGCGGAAATTTCAGAGATTTCCCGTTCGCTAAAAAGTTTAGCAAAAGAACTCAAAGTTCCAGTTATTGCATTATCGCAATTAAATCGGGGTCTTGAACAACGCGCGGATAAACGCCCCATTATGTCTGATTTAAGAGAGTCAGGCGCCATTGAACAAGATGCAGATCTCATCGTTTTCATTTATCGTGATGAAGTTTATAACGACAGCAGCCCCGATAAGGGAACGGCAGAAATCATCATTGCTAAACAACGAAACGGCCCCATTGGAAAGGTAAGACTTACTTTCATGGGTCAATATACTTGCTTTGAAAACTTCATTCGGACTTCAGGGGGAGGCGATCATCGCTCATGA
- the alr gene encoding alanine racemase, giving the protein MSRPTYVSIDLVALEHNLQLVKSLAPHRQIIAMVKANAYGHGVVRVAQALQKADALGVASYEEGMKLRETGIKQPIVLMEGLFDESELIDCVAQDFTLVVHHLEHIEILERAKLNRPVQVWLKINTGMHRLGVDPHLVEPLYARLNALPHIKKPIGLMTHFAEADLLDSSMTLQQINCFNQIANRYDVPKSLANSAAIIAWKEAHGDWVRPGLMLYGASPFPQKTGLDHGLKPVMTLTSRLIAITPVKKGGRVGYGGTWTAPEDLSIGVVGVGYGDGYPQFAQNGAPVLVRNIECPLVGRVSMDMLTVDLRHVPDAKVGDLVTLWGKGLPVERVAQASLTSAYEILTRMTPRPKIEVKALEINKEAIR; this is encoded by the coding sequence ATGAGCCGTCCCACTTATGTTTCGATTGATCTTGTTGCTTTAGAGCACAATCTTCAGTTAGTTAAATCTCTAGCACCTCACCGACAAATTATTGCCATGGTTAAAGCGAATGCATATGGCCATGGTGTCGTGCGTGTTGCGCAAGCGCTGCAGAAAGCTGATGCATTAGGTGTTGCATCTTATGAAGAAGGAATGAAGTTACGCGAAACTGGCATTAAACAACCTATTGTTCTCATGGAAGGCTTGTTCGATGAAAGTGAATTGATTGATTGTGTCGCACAAGATTTTACCTTAGTTGTCCATCATCTCGAACATATTGAAATATTAGAGCGCGCAAAACTGAATAGACCGGTGCAAGTTTGGCTAAAAATTAATACGGGTATGCACCGCTTGGGTGTTGATCCGCATTTAGTAGAACCGCTTTACGCTCGTCTCAATGCACTTCCTCATATTAAAAAACCCATCGGTTTGATGACGCATTTCGCAGAGGCAGACTTATTAGATAGTTCGATGACTTTGCAACAAATTAATTGTTTTAATCAAATTGCAAACCGTTACGATGTTCCAAAAAGTCTAGCCAACTCTGCAGCGATTATTGCTTGGAAAGAAGCGCACGGTGATTGGGTGCGTCCGGGTTTAATGTTATATGGCGCATCGCCCTTTCCACAAAAAACGGGCTTAGATCATGGGTTAAAACCGGTAATGACACTGACATCGCGTTTAATTGCGATTACACCGGTAAAAAAAGGCGGCAGAGTGGGCTACGGCGGTACATGGACCGCACCTGAAGATCTTTCTATTGGGGTGGTTGGGGTGGGCTATGGTGATGGCTATCCTCAGTTTGCTCAGAATGGTGCACCTGTTTTAGTTCGCAATATTGAATGTCCTTTAGTGGGTCGCGTATCGATGGATATGTTAACCGTAGATTTACGACACGTTCCTGATGCGAAAGTTGGTGATCTTGTTACGCTTTGGGGAAAGGGTTTACCTGTTGAACGTGTAGCACAAGCTAGCTTAACTTCTGCTTATGAAATCTTGACGCGGATGACACCGAGACCTAAGATCGAAGTTAAAGCGCTCGAAATAAATAAAGAAGCGATCCGTTAA
- a CDS encoding S1/P1 nuclease, which yields MSRYLASLPLFFLSLFITPLFAWNALGHMIVAQIAYENLKPDVRVKVDDLVHHFTEEYPEMKYFQQLSYWPDTLRSQRIETFTRWHYIDVAFSKDGTATKEKIDTDNAAWAIKNLVAIVPYERANVYERARFLAFLIHIVGDLHQPLHTVTYFSAEHPEGDRGGNAYMIRYNNQRVKLHSLWDSGIENFKSDPNLSNAAWFSNIITQHYPKSFFGAKAYSFNAEVWVKEGMDNARTHVYNTPENQGASSAYIENAKKIAEQQVALAGYRLAGLLNYLFTPR from the coding sequence ATGTCGCGTTATCTTGCTTCACTCCCCCTTTTCTTTTTGTCATTGTTCATTACCCCTTTGTTTGCCTGGAACGCTTTAGGTCATATGATTGTTGCACAAATTGCTTATGAAAACTTAAAGCCTGATGTACGCGTAAAAGTGGATGATTTGGTCCATCACTTCACTGAAGAATATCCGGAGATGAAATATTTCCAACAACTTTCTTATTGGCCTGATACTTTACGCTCACAACGAATTGAAACGTTTACGCGTTGGCATTATATCGACGTTGCTTTTTCTAAAGACGGTACAGCGACAAAAGAAAAGATCGACACCGATAATGCAGCCTGGGCAATCAAAAATCTAGTCGCGATTGTTCCGTACGAACGCGCCAATGTTTATGAACGCGCTCGTTTTCTCGCATTTTTAATTCATATAGTCGGCGATTTACATCAACCGTTACATACCGTCACTTATTTTTCAGCGGAACATCCAGAAGGTGATCGTGGCGGTAATGCCTATATGATTCGCTACAACAATCAACGGGTAAAATTGCATTCATTATGGGATTCCGGCATCGAAAATTTTAAATCCGATCCGAATTTAAGTAATGCCGCGTGGTTTAGCAATATCATTACTCAGCATTATCCAAAATCTTTTTTTGGCGCCAAAGCTTATTCATTTAATGCAGAAGTGTGGGTAAAGGAAGGCATGGACAATGCGCGAACCCATGTTTATAACACGCCAGAGAATCAAGGTGCTTCATCTGCCTATATCGAAAATGCCAAAAAAATTGCAGAGCAACAAGTGGCTCTCGCGGGTTATCGGCTTGCCGGCTTATTAAATTATCTTTTTACTCCGCGGTAA
- the radA gene encoding DNA repair protein RadA — translation MSKPKLTFCCQTCGTLYPKWTGQCTGCNAWNTIAEEVRSIQSASRYQNYSGAETSIMRMEAVKLHQEYRQSSGLKELDRVLGGGIIMGSAMLIGGDPGIGKSTVLIQALAYLSQSLKVLYVTGEESLEQITLRARRLGLPEKDLWLLADTHVENILLHLQREKPRVVVIDSIQTMHTSLLGSAPGSVGQVRESAMQLVNYAKQSGTALFFVGHVTKDGSIAGPRVLEHMVDTVLYFEGEQDNRYRIIRAVKNRFGAVNELGFFAMTEKGLREVSHPSAIFLSRYEKPVPGSIITATKEGTRPLLVEVQALIDQSHVAVPRRLSVGLDKERLSMLLAVINRHSGIATHNLDVFLNVVGGLQIFETAADLAVVFAILSSLRNRPLPHHLLTFGEIGLAGEIRPVSGGIERLKEAAKHGFTTAIVPQANAQHPVEGIKLVPVATIKDAVNAFDAAE, via the coding sequence ATGTCGAAACCTAAACTTACTTTTTGCTGCCAAACTTGCGGTACGCTTTATCCCAAATGGACAGGTCAATGCACGGGGTGTAATGCTTGGAACACCATTGCTGAGGAAGTTCGTTCTATCCAATCTGCTTCTCGGTACCAAAATTATTCGGGTGCAGAAACATCGATCATGCGGATGGAAGCGGTTAAATTACACCAAGAATATCGTCAAAGCTCAGGGTTAAAAGAATTAGATCGGGTATTGGGCGGCGGTATCATCATGGGAAGCGCCATGTTAATTGGTGGTGACCCTGGCATTGGCAAGTCAACTGTTTTAATCCAAGCGCTTGCCTATCTCAGCCAATCATTGAAAGTGTTATATGTCACAGGTGAAGAATCTTTAGAACAAATTACATTACGTGCGCGTCGGTTAGGTTTACCTGAAAAAGATTTATGGTTACTTGCCGATACGCATGTGGAAAATATTCTTTTACATTTACAACGAGAAAAACCACGCGTTGTCGTTATTGATTCCATTCAAACCATGCACACTTCACTTTTGGGTTCAGCGCCCGGATCCGTTGGCCAAGTAAGAGAAAGTGCGATGCAACTCGTGAATTATGCGAAACAATCCGGTACGGCTTTATTTTTTGTTGGCCACGTCACGAAAGATGGCAGTATTGCAGGACCGCGAGTGCTTGAACACATGGTTGACACCGTCTTATATTTTGAAGGTGAACAAGACAATCGTTATCGCATCATCCGTGCCGTCAAGAATCGTTTTGGTGCAGTTAATGAATTAGGATTTTTTGCGATGACAGAAAAAGGTTTACGCGAAGTAAGCCATCCTTCCGCTATCTTTTTATCGAGATATGAAAAACCGGTACCTGGCAGCATCATTACCGCAACGAAAGAAGGTACGCGCCCACTGTTAGTAGAAGTCCAAGCATTAATTGATCAAAGCCATGTCGCGGTACCACGCAGACTATCAGTAGGTTTAGATAAAGAAAGACTCTCCATGCTACTCGCCGTCATTAATCGGCATAGTGGTATTGCAACCCATAATCTTGATGTATTTTTAAATGTAGTGGGTGGGTTACAAATATTTGAAACTGCCGCTGATTTGGCAGTTGTATTCGCTATTCTTTCAAGCTTGCGTAATCGTCCACTTCCCCATCATCTCCTCACCTTCGGTGAAATTGGTCTCGCTGGCGAAATCAGACCAGTTTCAGGCGGCATCGAACGACTTAAAGAAGCAGCCAAGCATGGATTCACCACCGCGATAGTGCCACAAGCGAACGCGCAACACCCGGTTGAAGGAATAAAACTGGTACCAGTAGCGACAATCAAGGATGCAGTGAATGCTTTTGACGCCGCCGAGTAA
- a CDS encoding glycine zipper 2TM domain-containing protein has product MNKIINNIILFAGVLSLTSCAQMTQQDVGVLAGGVAGGLLGSTIGAGDGRLVAIAAGTLAGAYIGGSIGKNMDANDRQRMNRALEHNNIGQPAYWRNAHSGTAYEVVPTRNVTVHGNEYCREYRTQADIGGKKQQIYGTACRQPDGAWKAVS; this is encoded by the coding sequence ATGAATAAAATAATAAATAACATCATCTTGTTTGCTGGGGTTCTCAGTTTAACGAGCTGTGCTCAAATGACTCAGCAAGATGTCGGCGTTTTAGCTGGGGGCGTTGCAGGCGGACTGTTAGGATCCACAATCGGCGCAGGTGATGGCCGACTGGTAGCTATTGCAGCCGGCACCCTTGCAGGCGCCTATATTGGTGGTTCAATCGGCAAGAACATGGATGCCAATGATAGGCAACGAATGAATAGAGCATTAGAACACAACAACATCGGTCAACCGGCCTATTGGCGCAATGCTCACAGTGGAACCGCCTATGAAGTCGTCCCAACGCGTAATGTCACTGTTCATGGCAATGAGTACTGCCGTGAGTATCGTACACAAGCCGATATCGGCGGCAAAAAACAGCAAATTTATGGAACTGCCTGCCGTCAACCTGACGGCGCATGGAAAGCTGTTTCTTAA
- a CDS encoding GNAT family N-acetyltransferase, with product MTYRASQPDQKFGEYVLSANKTEIDLNYLYNLLCIPSRYSTGLPPERFALIIEHSLCFNVFYQGKQVGFARVISDKSEFASLWDVFIDDEHRGKGVGQALLKYIFSHPQLRGIFRWFLMTEDAHGLYQKFDFKSEIYNPYIMMKVNG from the coding sequence ATGACCTATAGAGCTTCCCAACCGGATCAAAAATTCGGAGAATACGTTCTCTCAGCTAATAAAACAGAGATTGATTTAAATTATTTATACAATTTACTCTGTATTCCTTCCCGTTATTCCACGGGGTTGCCGCCAGAACGTTTTGCTTTAATTATCGAACATTCTCTTTGTTTTAATGTCTTTTACCAGGGCAAACAAGTTGGCTTTGCACGCGTCATTAGTGATAAATCAGAATTCGCATCCCTCTGGGATGTTTTCATTGATGATGAGCATCGTGGTAAAGGTGTGGGGCAGGCGTTATTGAAATATATTTTTTCGCATCCTCAGTTACGCGGTATTTTCCGGTGGTTTTTAATGACTGAAGATGCGCACGGTCTTTATCAAAAATTTGATTTCAAGAGTGAAATTTATAATCCATATATCATGATGAAAGTTAATGGTTAG
- a CDS encoding spermidine/putrescine ABC transporter substrate-binding protein — MKKKITLNLCCLLGTLFSTIHLFAASKVLNIFAWAGEIPDQIVRQFEKETGIKVNLSTYANNEVLYAKLRASNNPGYDLILPSSYFVDRMRQQNMLLVLDKTKLPNYKNLNPDFLKPAYDPTGEYSIPYLWGVTGIFVNALYFDPKSIKKWTDLWDARFYNQLMVLDDIREIFSIALLSLGYPANDPNPAHIKEAYLKLKTFIRNVKVFSSDTVVSIMIDDDATVGTAWNGDTYKAWKENKNLHFLYPQDGFVIWVDNLSIPKTAPHPDTAYAFIDFLLRADIGKEVALATSYPTANLAAKNLLPEAVRNNATAYPPPEVMKKGQFQTDLGEDVLNQYEKYWEILKMGG, encoded by the coding sequence ATGAAAAAGAAAATTACGCTAAACCTTTGCTGTTTACTCGGTACTTTATTTTCTACAATCCATTTATTTGCAGCGAGTAAAGTCTTAAATATTTTTGCTTGGGCAGGTGAAATTCCTGATCAAATCGTACGTCAATTTGAGAAAGAGACGGGCATTAAAGTTAACCTCTCAACTTATGCTAATAACGAAGTGCTTTATGCCAAACTTCGCGCAAGTAATAATCCAGGTTACGATTTAATTCTACCTTCTAGTTATTTTGTTGATCGAATGCGGCAACAAAACATGCTTTTAGTGCTTGATAAAACCAAACTCCCAAATTATAAAAATCTGAATCCTGATTTCTTAAAACCGGCTTATGATCCAACGGGTGAATATAGTATTCCCTACTTATGGGGTGTAACCGGTATTTTCGTTAATGCACTTTATTTTGATCCGAAGAGCATCAAGAAATGGACCGATTTATGGGATGCTCGCTTTTATAATCAATTGATGGTTTTAGATGATATTCGGGAAATTTTTTCCATTGCATTGTTATCGCTTGGTTATCCCGCCAATGATCCTAATCCAGCACACATCAAAGAAGCTTATCTTAAACTCAAAACATTTATTCGAAATGTTAAAGTTTTTTCAAGTGACACGGTCGTCTCCATCATGATTGACGATGATGCAACGGTTGGTACAGCATGGAATGGTGATACTTATAAGGCATGGAAAGAAAATAAAAACTTACATTTTCTTTATCCACAAGATGGATTTGTAATTTGGGTAGATAACTTAAGTATTCCAAAAACAGCACCCCATCCTGATACAGCATATGCTTTTATCGATTTTCTTTTGCGCGCGGACATTGGAAAAGAAGTAGCTTTAGCAACCTCTTATCCCACGGCTAACCTCGCTGCAAAAAACCTTTTACCCGAAGCTGTCCGTAATAATGCCACTGCCTACCCGCCCCCAGAAGTGATGAAAAAAGGTCAATTCCAAACTGATTTAGGAGAAGACGTCCTGAATCAATATGAAAAGTATTGGGAAATATTAAAGATGGGCGGTTAA